CGTTAGGTCCTGTTGAGCTCCTCGGCCAACCCGACGATGATGCCTTCGGGGCCGCGCACATAGCAGAGGCGGTACTCGTCTTCATACTGGGCGACCTTGTCCACGAGTTCGGCTCCGTGGGAGCGGAGGCGGTTGAGGACGTCGTCGATGTCGTCGACGGTGAACATGATACGGCGGATCCCCAGGGTGTTCACCGCCGGTTCCTTGGATCCATCGCGGGTGGCCTCGGGCGTGATGAATTTTGCGAGCTCGATGCGACTATGGCCGTCGGGGGTTCGCATCATGGCGATGTCGTTCTGGACGTTCTCGAGTCCCACGACGTGGTCCACCCACTCTCCCTCGACGCGCGTCTCGCCCTCCAACTGCATGCCGAGCTCCGTGAAGAACGCCTTCGCAGTTTCGAGATCCTCGACCACGATGAGGACGTTGTCCATCCGCTTAATCGCCATTGCCAGAGTAGATCAAGTGAGGATTGCGCAAATAGATGTCGCTGGCAGGGAAGCATGGTGGGAGTTCTTCCGTTGACGGCGTTGTCTGTCGTTAACGCCCGATATCATCGATCCCACTTTGCTGCATACAGCCTCTGTATCGGTCACGATGTTTGTGACGAAAATCAGAGATTTCACACTCAGGTTCGCTCTACCGTTCATTTATATCCGCTGCTCAGAGTGTCCTACCGATGTTATGAGTAAGACAGACGACAACGAATTCTCGGAACTGCTTCCACCAATATCGTGAACGCACGGATACCTCATATTTCACTTGTTCGCCCAGCCGCGAAATTCTGACTACGAATCAATCGTCATCAAGGATATAATTCAATGCTAAGGACGCGAGCCCACCCAAGCCAACCACTCCAACTGGTACTGCAATCAGGAAAGCCACAATAACGAGCACTACAAGCGCCGCAGCGTCGAAGATGTTCTTCATGTGTCCTTTCTGCTGGCGGTCGGCGGGGGCACTTCTGGACGCATTGGAGCCTATCGCGCTCGCGTTAAAAGCCGGGAGAGAGCTCACATTCCCGCCAGAGCCTACCTTGCTTGGATCACTGAGCCCAGCCTGACACTGCTGACCGAACCCGACGCCTTCGCCGACTGTAATGCCTGACAGCGAGCTTTGCGATGCTCCCGCGACCTGAAAGCAGGTGTTCGTCACGGTGGATTGAGGCCGTCCTTCTACCTTGACGATATCGCTGCTCTGCGTCCCTTGAAACAGCGAGTTGGTAATCGTGATGTTGTGGGGTGGTGGTGAGGCCGGATCGTAGCTTGAACCCGGCTCTGAGGCCAGAAGACTCGACTGGTCGGTGTTGTTCGTCACGCGGCAGTTATCCATTTTGAGCGCTCCACCGTGGCCGCGAACGTAGATCACCGCGCCCATTTTGTTCACCGACCGGGCCTGAATCTCGGCGTTCCGAAGGACTGCACCCCCGGGTTTTGAGATATGAGACGGCTGCTCAACCTTTACGACCTGCATTCCGATCTTCTCGTTGAACCCGCCAAAACTCCCGCTTGGCCCGCTGTAGTTGTCGGCATCAACACCCAGGGTTACACCGTCAGCGAAGCTTCCTTTCCCACAGAATCGTATCTGCGATACCTCGTTGTTGAAGTAGGTCCCGCCGACGATCTGGGTGTCGCCCGAGGTTCGCGATCCATAGATGCCGTTGTCAGTTGCCGCCTGGACTTCACAATCGACGATTTGAGCCGTTCCTTTGTTGCCGTCGCCAACCCAAATAGCGGGAACTCCGCCCTGACGCTTGTCGCCTGGTAAGCCTGTGCCACGAGAAACGAACCGCTCGACTCGTGCGGTCGCTTCCTCGCTCTCGGCGATAAGCGCACACTGTGGGTTGTTCGTTCCCTCGTTGTAGCTCGATCCGGTGTTCGTGAGTACGCCGTTCACACGAATATCACGGGCCGTCACGAACCCCTGTGACCGAACGACGAATGAGATACCGCCCTTCGACTGGCTCTGGTCCAAAACCAGATTCGCCATCAATCCAGATTCGGCGTCGAAATTGAGTCGGGCTTCCTCGCCTCCCGCAAAGATCGTCGCTGCTCCCCCACCTGGTTGTGGCGCACCGCTCGCCTCGTTGTATCCTTCTCCGGCTAGCCCGATTGTGTTCCCGCTGACCTGGGCCTGCCCGTCCAAACGGTAGTTCCCGGCGGGGAGCACGACTAACGTTCCGTCGCTGATTCCTGAGAGAGCGCCGTCGATCGCCGAATTACCATTCGGGTCCCAGTCCAGATCCTCGACGGCATTCACTGTGTTCGAGAAGTTCGGAGTTGCTCCGCCCGAAACCTCTGAATCTGATCCTGAGCCGGAACTACTGTTTCCGGTCGCGTTACCCTGCTGTTGCTGGCGCTCGCGCATACGGAGTTGGTGGGTGCGTTCGCGCTCTGCGAGCGCACGATACGCATTTCTCGACGGCGAACCCGGCTGGCCGAACGTTTCAAACTCTTCGCTCTCGCCGCCCGAAATACTCGAGCTCTCTGCGAGAACAGGCGAGCTCACCTGGGGCCCGATTGCTGCGGCTCCGACCGCCGCACCGACTACG
The sequence above is a segment of the Halococcus salsus genome. Coding sequences within it:
- a CDS encoding VOC family protein → MAIKRMDNVLIVVEDLETAKAFFTELGMQLEGETRVEGEWVDHVVGLENVQNDIAMMRTPDGHSRIELAKFITPEATRDGSKEPAVNTLGIRRIMFTVDDIDDVLNRLRSHGAELVDKVAQYEDEYRLCYVRGPEGIIVGLAEELNRT